A genome region from Bacteroides stercoris ATCC 43183 includes the following:
- a CDS encoding SusC/RagA family TonB-linked outer membrane protein — translation MNEDRKKRGIKNHKILMTVAICALFLGSSNTFAARSTSHENHGVTEQMQSVAVNVLVVDAQGEPIIGANVVEKGTTNGGITDINGKIRMNVKAGALLQISFVGYTTQEIKATPNLRVVLKDDTELLDEVVVVGYGSQKKENLTGAVASVNVNQTLEGRPIADIGRGLQGTTPGLSIQVPSGEVGSDPIIKIRGQIGSIEGEATPLILLDNVEIPSIQMVNPDDIESISVLKDAASASIYGAKAAFGVVLITTKKGAKSDRVNVSYQGNLSFQNMAKEMKMGQFNALEYSVEAMKRSGKTATGGISFFMTESGLERAREWQNKYGGKLGPDDPYVYGRDWYVDANGRNIGLRTFDPYDYMIREWAPTHSHNVSINGKSGKTTYNIGLGYLHQNGMMKPAKKDDFTRYNASVRLSTEINKYLTIRAGSIFSSRDKRYPYSTSFTTADPWLYLYRWGPNMPLGVNEGGNDLRSPWSETKQANTASQVDNYLNISLGTTVNVTKDWKFDFDYTYANETGVIKKPGTRYSAANAWSAGVPRTDANGNQIYVNNLGQQVDAAAEGAMPAYKLPYEEYTPHGSNPDHIYRKSSGARRHTFNATTDYNWQINDDNNFKFLLGMNLVTYDYEDNWSQITDLTDITNPQFDLAVGTQTASGNQKWEGQMGYFGRINYNYKEKYLLEANLRYDGTSKFPSGMKWRWFPSFSAGWRLSEEAFMEWAKPALNSLKLRGSWGIIGDQTVDNGLYVSSLGTGQVNWLGADGQKLFYRGTPSAVASSITWQDIATLDLGFDARFFHGDFGVTFDWYQRDTRNMIVPGSGIAYTFGAAAPKGNYGSLRTRGWEVSLDYNHRFNNGLGINAMFTLSDAQTEITEYSDTRLISDYYVGKKYGEIWGYRTERLYQKDDFVYDNNGELVTVWALNGKEVAAGTPGAKEMNKLKDPNGVYQDFLQSGDFKFGPGDVKYADLNGDGKLGNGAGTVEDPGDKEIIGNETPRFEYGIRLGADYKGFDFSIFMQGVGKRQIWGNGFLAIPGYNTADGAIPDAIASDYWTEENTGAFYARPWNQSGSNDAYNYYKQSRYLLDMSYFRIKNITLGYSLPENIIKKVRMQKARIYLALENFFTFDNLNGLPIDPEAISGYSMFNAENYNSGRTGVGTPTFKSVSVGVQLNF, via the coding sequence ATGAATGAAGATCGCAAAAAAAGAGGAATTAAAAATCATAAAATCCTCATGACAGTGGCTATCTGTGCACTGTTTCTTGGCAGCAGTAACACTTTTGCTGCCCGATCTACTTCCCATGAAAACCATGGCGTAACAGAGCAGATGCAGTCTGTCGCTGTAAATGTTTTAGTAGTAGATGCCCAAGGCGAGCCTATCATTGGCGCCAATGTTGTAGAAAAAGGTACTACCAATGGCGGCATTACGGACATCAATGGAAAAATCAGAATGAATGTTAAAGCAGGAGCACTTTTACAGATTTCTTTTGTGGGGTATACCACTCAAGAAATAAAGGCCACTCCTAATCTACGGGTAGTGTTGAAAGACGACACTGAATTATTGGATGAAGTAGTAGTCGTAGGTTACGGCTCACAGAAAAAAGAGAACCTGACAGGAGCAGTCGCTTCCGTTAACGTGAATCAGACATTGGAAGGACGTCCTATTGCCGATATCGGTCGTGGTTTGCAAGGTACCACCCCGGGCTTATCCATCCAGGTACCAAGCGGCGAAGTCGGTTCTGACCCGATTATTAAGATACGCGGACAAATCGGTTCCATCGAAGGAGAAGCTACACCTTTGATTTTGCTCGACAACGTAGAAATACCTTCTATCCAAATGGTCAACCCCGATGATATAGAAAGCATTTCTGTACTGAAAGATGCTGCATCTGCTTCTATTTACGGTGCGAAAGCAGCATTCGGCGTAGTATTGATTACAACGAAAAAAGGCGCCAAGAGTGATAGGGTCAATGTTTCTTATCAGGGCAATCTCTCTTTCCAAAACATGGCAAAAGAGATGAAAATGGGACAGTTCAATGCTTTGGAATACAGCGTAGAAGCGATGAAACGCTCCGGGAAAACAGCCACCGGCGGTATTTCATTCTTTATGACAGAATCCGGATTGGAGCGTGCCCGCGAATGGCAAAACAAATATGGCGGCAAGTTAGGTCCCGACGACCCTTATGTATATGGGCGAGACTGGTATGTGGATGCCAATGGACGAAATATCGGTCTGAGAACTTTCGACCCGTATGATTATATGATACGCGAATGGGCACCGACTCACTCACACAACGTTTCAATCAACGGCAAAAGTGGCAAGACAACTTACAACATCGGCTTAGGATATCTGCATCAGAACGGTATGATGAAGCCTGCCAAGAAAGACGATTTTACACGCTACAACGCATCCGTACGTTTAAGCACCGAAATCAACAAATACCTGACTATACGTGCGGGGTCTATCTTCTCCTCACGTGACAAGAGATACCCTTATTCTACCTCATTCACTACTGCCGACCCGTGGCTGTACTTGTATCGCTGGGGTCCTAACATGCCGTTAGGTGTCAATGAAGGCGGAAACGACTTGCGCAGTCCGTGGTCTGAAACAAAACAAGCCAATACAGCTTCACAAGTAGATAATTACCTCAACATAAGCTTGGGTACAACCGTAAATGTGACCAAAGACTGGAAATTTGATTTTGACTATACATATGCCAACGAAACAGGAGTTATCAAGAAACCCGGAACACGATATAGCGCAGCAAACGCATGGAGTGCCGGTGTGCCGAGAACCGATGCCAACGGCAATCAGATTTATGTAAACAACCTGGGACAACAAGTAGACGCAGCAGCCGAAGGTGCAATGCCCGCATACAAACTTCCGTATGAAGAATATACTCCCCATGGTTCAAATCCCGACCATATCTACAGAAAATCTTCGGGAGCACGTCGCCATACCTTCAATGCAACAACCGATTACAACTGGCAAATAAACGACGATAACAACTTCAAGTTTCTGCTTGGTATGAACCTGGTGACTTATGACTATGAAGACAACTGGTCACAAATTACAGATTTGACAGATATCACCAACCCGCAGTTCGACCTCGCAGTTGGCACTCAGACCGCAAGCGGAAACCAAAAATGGGAAGGTCAAATGGGTTACTTCGGCCGTATCAACTATAATTACAAAGAAAAGTACCTGTTGGAAGCCAATTTACGTTATGACGGTACATCCAAGTTCCCCTCTGGCATGAAATGGCGTTGGTTCCCTTCATTCTCAGCCGGTTGGCGCTTAAGTGAAGAAGCTTTTATGGAATGGGCAAAACCCGCATTGAACTCATTGAAGCTTCGCGGTTCATGGGGTATCATTGGCGACCAAACCGTAGATAACGGCTTGTATGTATCCTCTCTCGGCACAGGACAAGTAAACTGGCTGGGTGCTGATGGTCAGAAATTATTCTATCGCGGTACTCCTTCTGCCGTTGCTTCTTCTATTACATGGCAGGACATAGCCACACTCGACTTGGGATTTGATGCGCGTTTCTTCCACGGTGATTTCGGTGTAACATTCGACTGGTATCAACGCGATACACGTAATATGATTGTACCGGGTTCGGGCATTGCCTATACATTCGGTGCAGCCGCTCCCAAAGGCAACTACGGTTCTTTAAGAACACGTGGTTGGGAAGTTTCATTGGATTACAACCACCGTTTCAACAACGGATTAGGCATTAATGCCATGTTCACGTTGTCTGATGCCCAAACTGAAATTACAGAATACAGTGATACGCGTTTAATCAGCGATTATTATGTAGGCAAGAAATATGGCGAAATATGGGGCTATAGAACAGAACGTTTGTATCAGAAAGATGATTTCGTATATGACAATAACGGCGAACTGGTTACTGTATGGGCTTTGAACGGAAAAGAAGTGGCAGCAGGCACTCCGGGTGCTAAAGAAATGAACAAACTAAAAGACCCGAACGGAGTATATCAGGACTTCCTGCAATCCGGTGACTTCAAATTTGGTCCGGGCGACGTAAAATATGCCGACTTGAATGGAGACGGAAAACTGGGTAATGGCGCCGGCACTGTAGAAGACCCGGGCGATAAGGAAATAATTGGTAATGAAACACCGAGATTTGAATACGGTATCCGTCTGGGCGCAGATTATAAAGGCTTTGACTTTTCTATCTTTATGCAAGGTGTAGGCAAACGTCAGATATGGGGTAACGGTTTCCTTGCCATTCCCGGTTATAATACTGCCGACGGTGCTATTCCTGACGCTATCGCAAGTGACTACTGGACTGAAGAGAACACAGGAGCTTTCTATGCACGCCCATGGAACCAATCCGGATCGAACGATGCTTACAACTATTACAAACAGTCACGCTATCTGCTGGATATGTCTTATTTCCGCATCAAGAATATCACATTAGGTTATTCTCTTCCGGAAAATATCATAAAGAAAGTACGCATGCAAAAGGCACGCATCTATCTGGCGCTGGAAAACTTCTTTACATTTGACAACCTGAACGGACTTCCTATTGATCCGGAAGCAATCTCCGGTTACTCCATGTTCAATGCAGAGAACTATAACAGCGGCCGTACCGGTGTAGGAACCCCGACTTTCAAGAGTGTGTCAGTAGGTGTACAATTGAACTTCTAA
- a CDS encoding RagB/SusD family nutrient uptake outer membrane protein, whose amino-acid sequence MKKYIFALLSAATFMTSGCDSILERPELTKPLDETYGKTDNEYRLYVNEAYPVYFVGYNNSWGSAYAPLRGYNFSDDNASSGKQTSFENTVPTSRGSYNTSDLANSWISQYAAGNWNFAWVRKWNIMIDKLEKYKSALEEETYNHWMGVARFFRGFEYCRLVETFGDVPYYGKSISDADTDEMYKDRTPRNEVMEHVYNDFDFALNNIRENDGAQYLNRFIAAGFVSRLMLFEGTWQKYHKNDTELAKKYLTMAKEAGDKVLGNSQWQISGDFKSLFGSTDLSSNKEVLMYRHYDAGVNVTHCVASYSNGTESQGGATLALAKSFICNDGKVYKKSTVAGADELDVKNMAKTRDPRFEATFWDEPRIQAGTLLYSWKFIDRVGPTYFGKTYPPQYKSITNTNDYPVMRLAEVMLNWLEAKAELALMGGDPIIQDDIEKTINQIRKRPLDETAIKKGLQQTAPMMLSDITADFDPDRDKGNLVAGDYEVDPLIWEIRRERRMEFVYEHSRLLDLKRWKKLHYMNNKTYPDTMLGLWVNLEEELPNYLEEDNIGITTVAVPDGNGYKYIVYDGTNADEMTGFYVPEAAEARDDFSDRSYLAPVGEAQINEYNAKGYKLTQTVLW is encoded by the coding sequence ATGAAAAAATATATATTTGCTTTACTTTCTGCCGCAACCTTTATGACAAGCGGGTGCGACTCTATCCTGGAACGTCCGGAATTGACAAAGCCACTGGACGAAACGTATGGAAAGACAGATAACGAATACCGACTCTATGTCAACGAAGCATACCCCGTTTATTTTGTGGGTTACAACAATAGCTGGGGCAGCGCATACGCTCCTTTAAGAGGATACAATTTTTCTGATGACAATGCTTCATCCGGAAAACAGACCTCTTTTGAGAATACCGTTCCCACCAGCCGCGGAAGTTACAACACCAGCGACCTCGCCAACTCCTGGATTTCCCAATACGCAGCCGGTAACTGGAACTTTGCCTGGGTACGCAAATGGAATATAATGATTGACAAACTGGAGAAGTATAAAAGTGCGCTGGAAGAAGAAACCTATAACCACTGGATGGGAGTAGCCCGATTCTTCCGTGGATTTGAATACTGCCGTCTGGTAGAAACCTTTGGTGATGTACCCTATTATGGAAAATCCATTAGCGATGCAGATACCGATGAAATGTATAAAGACCGCACGCCACGCAACGAAGTCATGGAACATGTGTACAATGACTTTGACTTTGCATTAAATAATATCCGTGAAAATGACGGAGCCCAATATCTGAACAGATTTATTGCAGCCGGTTTCGTCAGCAGACTGATGTTATTCGAAGGAACTTGGCAGAAATATCATAAGAACGATACTGAACTTGCAAAGAAGTATCTGACTATGGCCAAGGAAGCAGGAGACAAGGTATTAGGAAACAGCCAATGGCAGATTTCCGGTGATTTCAAAAGTCTGTTCGGCTCAACAGACCTAAGCAGCAATAAAGAGGTACTGATGTACAGACACTATGATGCCGGAGTCAACGTAACTCACTGTGTGGCTTCTTACTCCAACGGTACGGAAAGCCAAGGTGGCGCAACATTGGCATTAGCCAAATCATTCATCTGCAATGACGGTAAGGTGTACAAAAAATCAACTGTTGCCGGAGCAGACGAACTTGATGTCAAGAACATGGCCAAAACTCGTGACCCGCGTTTTGAAGCTACATTCTGGGATGAACCTCGTATCCAGGCAGGTACCTTGCTTTATAGCTGGAAATTCATTGACCGTGTAGGCCCGACCTATTTTGGCAAGACTTATCCTCCTCAATATAAAAGTATAACTAATACCAATGATTATCCGGTAATGCGACTGGCAGAGGTCATGTTAAACTGGCTGGAGGCCAAAGCCGAACTGGCTTTGATGGGCGGTGACCCTATCATTCAAGATGACATCGAAAAAACAATCAACCAAATCCGCAAGCGTCCTCTCGATGAAACGGCAATAAAAAAAGGCTTGCAACAAACCGCACCTATGATGTTAAGTGACATCACTGCCGACTTCGACCCAGATAGAGACAAAGGCAATTTGGTAGCAGGAGATTACGAAGTAGATCCGCTGATTTGGGAAATCCGCCGCGAACGCCGCATGGAGTTTGTATACGAGCACTCCCGTTTGCTCGATTTGAAACGTTGGAAGAAACTGCATTATATGAACAACAAAACATATCCGGACACAATGCTCGGCTTATGGGTGAACCTTGAGGAAGAACTGCCCAATTATCTTGAAGAAGACAACATAGGCATCACCACCGTAGCAGTTCCCGATGGTAACGGATATAAATACATAGTCTATGACGGAACCAACGCCGATGAGATGACAGGTTTCTATGTGCCGGAAGCAGCCGAAGCAAGAGACGATTTCAGCGATCGTTCATATCTGGCTCCGGTAGGAGAAGCTCAAATCAACGAGTACAATGCTAAAGGATATAAATTGACACAAACCGTTCTCTGGTAA
- a CDS encoding SusC/RagA family TonB-linked outer membrane protein — protein sequence MNEDCRKRGLSNKKILTVVAISTLLLSSGNVIATQTTIDGSLRVTEQLQTQIVNGLVVDVNGEPVIGASVVEKGTTNGGITDINGKFTLNVKPGSTLQISFVGYQTQEVKATKTVKVVLKEDSELLSEVVVVGYGTQKKANLTGAVATVDVNKTLDSRPIADIGRGLQGSVPGVNITIPTGEIGSDPLIKIRGQIGSISGNNTPLILLDNVEIPSIQMVNPNDVQSISVLKDAASSSIYGSKAAFGVILITTKSGAQTDKFEVSYSNNFSWQDPAKSIEIGGIEALQYTLDAQINRGEPMPAGGFWRISPESLEKAIEWQKQYGGKVKWNDPVVYGRDWYYDGKDKYGYRLYDAAKAMVRNWAPTMSHNLSVNGKSGKTSYNIGLGYLDQSGMSKTAKKDDFKRYNASVSVTSELNKYLTVRASSIYSDRNKRYPGIGNTSADPWLYMYRWSPLFPMGVTEHGNPLKEPSYEMAASNTDNLQNKYYNVNLGFTLNITKNWDVKFDYTYDRQTSETNSSVTQYEAGATWYAPTAWIENGSQVFVNEQGERVDTGGMPAYRFPVEKYYNSSGPGASQVGYQNKSVDNNTFNIYTTYNLQLGAEKEHAFKFMVGMNRVTSKWSLHKGWKTNLIDLTNPQFPLASGDQFIEGDRNWEAQLGFFGRLNYSFEDRYFLEANIRRDGSSKFPKNLQWRWFPSFSAGWVFTNESFMKPVENILSFGKFRASWGSIGDQTVSNTLYKAILADGQSSWLDGSGNKMPLYGTPSLVDSDISWQEIETLDFGVDLRFFKNKFGVTFDWYRRDTKNMIIEGESLPVTLGATAPKGNYGSLRTKGWELSADFTHRFSNGLGINVMASISDATTYITKGADYLTPWEDRKLGTTYSTGRRYGDIYGFVTDRLFQKEDFVYGADGQIEKITVIYNGTAHTTNKQSSPYPVYQVHYEDNNKLIFAPGDVKFVDLDGDGYITPGTGTNGNPGDQTVIGNSTPRYEYSFRLGADYKGIDFSIFFQGIGKRQIWGSGQLAIPGYNAKEGALPKTFTTDYWTEERTDAFYPRAWNLGGSNTGFSMQKQSRYLLDMSYLRIKNITLGYTFPENLLSKVYISKARLYMSLENFFTFDKLNGLPIDPEAISGYSMFRSDSNYNLGRTGMGTPVFKTLSCGVQLTF from the coding sequence ATGAATGAAGATTGCAGAAAAAGAGGATTGTCTAATAAAAAGATCCTCACGGTAGTAGCAATCAGCACCTTGCTATTAAGCAGTGGAAATGTGATAGCTACTCAGACTACCATTGACGGTTCTTTGAGAGTGACAGAACAGTTGCAAACTCAAATAGTCAATGGTTTGGTTGTAGATGTAAACGGAGAACCGGTTATCGGAGCTAGTGTGGTAGAGAAAGGTACGACAAATGGTGGAATAACTGATATTAACGGAAAGTTTACATTGAATGTAAAGCCGGGTTCAACCTTACAAATCTCTTTCGTTGGCTATCAAACTCAAGAGGTAAAAGCAACCAAGACGGTAAAGGTTGTTTTAAAAGAGGATAGCGAGTTACTTTCGGAAGTTGTTGTGGTGGGCTATGGAACTCAAAAGAAAGCTAATTTAACAGGTGCAGTTGCAACAGTCGACGTAAATAAAACATTGGACAGTCGTCCTATTGCGGATATCGGTCGTGGACTTCAAGGTTCAGTGCCGGGTGTTAATATTACGATTCCAACGGGAGAAATCGGTTCGGACCCTTTGATTAAAATTCGCGGTCAAATTGGATCCATTTCGGGAAATAATACTCCGCTTATTTTGTTGGATAACGTGGAAATTCCAAGTATTCAGATGGTTAATCCCAACGATGTCCAGTCTATTTCCGTATTGAAAGATGCAGCTTCATCTTCTATTTATGGTTCAAAAGCTGCGTTTGGCGTTATTTTGATAACAACTAAATCGGGAGCGCAAACAGATAAATTTGAAGTTAGCTATTCCAATAACTTTTCTTGGCAAGATCCTGCCAAAAGCATTGAAATTGGTGGAATTGAAGCCTTGCAGTACACATTGGATGCTCAAATAAACAGAGGAGAACCGATGCCGGCGGGTGGTTTTTGGCGTATTAGTCCCGAAAGCCTGGAGAAAGCCATAGAATGGCAGAAACAGTATGGAGGAAAGGTAAAATGGAATGATCCGGTAGTATATGGTCGCGACTGGTATTATGACGGAAAAGATAAATATGGATATAGACTCTATGATGCGGCTAAAGCTATGGTCAGGAACTGGGCTCCGACCATGAGCCATAATTTATCGGTAAATGGTAAAAGCGGCAAGACCAGTTATAATATAGGATTGGGGTATTTGGATCAGAGTGGTATGTCTAAGACTGCCAAGAAGGACGACTTCAAACGATATAATGCATCGGTCAGTGTAACATCGGAATTGAATAAATATCTTACAGTGAGAGCCAGTTCTATCTATTCCGACCGTAATAAACGTTATCCGGGTATTGGTAATACTTCTGCTGACCCTTGGTTGTATATGTATCGTTGGAGCCCATTGTTTCCGATGGGAGTGACAGAACATGGCAATCCTTTGAAAGAGCCGTCGTATGAAATGGCTGCATCAAATACAGATAATCTGCAAAATAAATATTATAACGTTAACCTGGGTTTTACATTGAATATTACGAAGAATTGGGATGTTAAATTTGATTATACTTACGACAGACAAACTTCGGAAACAAATTCGTCTGTAACCCAATACGAGGCCGGTGCTACATGGTATGCGCCTACGGCGTGGATAGAGAACGGCAGTCAGGTCTTTGTCAATGAACAAGGCGAAAGAGTAGACACGGGAGGCATGCCGGCATACCGTTTCCCTGTAGAAAAATATTATAACAGTTCGGGTCCGGGAGCTAGTCAGGTCGGCTATCAGAATAAATCGGTAGATAATAATACGTTTAATATTTATACCACCTATAACCTGCAATTGGGAGCTGAAAAAGAGCATGCCTTTAAGTTTATGGTGGGTATGAACAGGGTTACCAGTAAATGGAGTTTGCATAAAGGGTGGAAAACAAATCTTATTGATTTGACAAACCCGCAATTTCCATTGGCATCCGGTGACCAGTTCATTGAAGGAGACCGCAATTGGGAAGCTCAATTAGGTTTCTTCGGACGTCTGAATTATTCTTTCGAAGACAGATATTTCTTAGAAGCTAATATACGTAGGGATGGTTCATCTAAATTTCCGAAGAATTTGCAGTGGCGTTGGTTCCCTTCTTTTTCTGCCGGTTGGGTGTTTACCAATGAGAGTTTCATGAAACCGGTTGAAAATATTTTGAGCTTTGGTAAGTTTAGGGCTTCATGGGGTAGTATTGGCGATCAGACGGTATCCAATACCTTGTACAAAGCCATATTGGCTGACGGCCAATCGTCATGGTTGGACGGAAGCGGTAATAAGATGCCTTTGTACGGTACTCCTTCGTTAGTGGACAGTGATATCAGTTGGCAAGAGATTGAGACTTTGGATTTTGGAGTAGACCTGCGTTTCTTTAAGAATAAATTCGGAGTAACTTTCGATTGGTATCGTCGGGATACGAAAAACATGATTATTGAAGGAGAAAGCTTGCCGGTGACACTTGGTGCTACAGCTCCTAAAGGTAATTACGGTAGTTTGAGAACCAAAGGTTGGGAGTTGTCGGCTGATTTTACCCATCGTTTTTCCAATGGATTGGGAATTAATGTTATGGCTTCTATTTCCGATGCAACTACCTATATAACCAAAGGCGCGGACTATCTGACTCCATGGGAAGACCGCAAATTAGGGACAACCTATTCTACCGGAAGACGATATGGCGATATTTATGGTTTTGTGACAGATAGATTGTTTCAAAAGGAGGACTTTGTTTACGGAGCAGACGGACAAATAGAAAAAATTACTGTCATTTATAACGGGACAGCGCATACTACCAATAAACAATCTTCCCCATATCCGGTGTATCAGGTACATTATGAAGACAATAACAAATTGATTTTTGCACCGGGTGACGTTAAATTCGTGGATTTGGACGGAGACGGTTATATCACGCCGGGAACAGGTACGAATGGTAATCCCGGTGACCAGACTGTGATTGGCAATTCTACTCCTCGCTATGAGTATAGCTTCCGTTTGGGAGCGGATTATAAGGGGATTGATTTTTCAATCTTCTTCCAAGGCATCGGCAAGCGTCAGATTTGGGGTAGCGGTCAGTTGGCTATTCCCGGATATAATGCCAAAGAGGGTGCTCTTCCCAAAACCTTCACAACCGATTATTGGACAGAAGAGCGTACGGATGCATTTTATCCGAGAGCATGGAATTTGGGTGGAAGCAATACTGGTTTCAGTATGCAGAAACAGTCACGCTATTTGCTGGATATGTCTTACCTGAGAATCAAGAATATAACGTTGGGATATACTTTCCCGGAGAATCTTCTTTCAAAAGTGTATATATCCAAGGCCAGACTCTATATGTCATTAGAGAACTTCTTTACATTTGACAAGCTGAACGGATTGCCTATCGACCCGGAGGCTATCTCAGGCTATTCGATGTTCAGGTCTGACTCAAACTATAACTTGGGACGTACGGGTATGGGCACACCTGTTTTCAAGACTTTATCATGTGGCGTTCAATTAACCTTCTAA
- a CDS encoding exo-beta-N-acetylmuramidase NamZ domain-containing protein produces the protein MKKLLLLTILLCSSLLCQAQKERIVLGDEQTSEYFPILKGKRIAIFSNHTGMVGDKHLLDILLENKFNVVAIFSPEHGFRGDADAGEHVSSSVDKKTGVPILSLYDGKDKKPSEASMRKFDILVIDIQDVGLRFYTYYITMCRLMDACAEYNRKVLLLDRPNPNGHYVDGPILDMKYKSGVGWLPIPIVHGMTLGELALMVNGERWLPASRVCDLTVIPCKNYTHQTKYTLPIPPSPNLPNMKAVYLYPATCYFEATPVSLGRGTSLPFQVYGHPNMTGYDYSFTPKSVPGAKNPPQLNKLCHGVNLSNMSDEEIWKRGVDLSYVIDAYKNLNIGDHFFRPFFELLVGTDYVRKMIIEGKSAEEIKNRWKGDVEKFKEQRKPYLLYQE, from the coding sequence ATGAAGAAACTGCTACTATTAACCATCCTGCTATGTAGTTCATTACTGTGTCAGGCACAAAAAGAGCGCATTGTCTTAGGCGATGAACAAACTTCAGAGTATTTTCCAATCCTGAAAGGAAAACGGATTGCAATCTTCTCCAATCACACCGGAATGGTGGGAGACAAGCATTTACTGGACATACTGCTGGAAAACAAATTCAATGTAGTAGCTATTTTTTCACCTGAACACGGTTTTCGCGGAGATGCGGATGCAGGAGAGCACGTATCCAGTTCGGTTGACAAGAAAACGGGCGTCCCTATCCTTTCCCTTTATGACGGGAAAGACAAAAAACCGAGCGAAGCATCCATGAGAAAATTTGATATATTGGTTATTGACATCCAGGATGTAGGCTTGCGATTCTATACCTATTATATAACAATGTGCCGACTGATGGACGCCTGCGCCGAGTATAACCGCAAGGTATTGTTGCTGGACCGCCCCAATCCGAACGGACATTATGTAGACGGACCGATACTGGACATGAAATACAAATCCGGAGTGGGTTGGTTGCCTATTCCCATTGTACATGGCATGACACTGGGCGAACTGGCATTAATGGTAAACGGAGAACGCTGGTTACCGGCCTCACGCGTGTGCGACCTTACCGTCATACCCTGCAAGAATTATACGCACCAGACAAAATACACATTGCCCATTCCCCCCTCTCCCAACCTGCCGAACATGAAAGCCGTCTATCTGTATCCGGCTACCTGCTATTTTGAGGCCACTCCCGTCAGTCTAGGCAGAGGAACTTCACTCCCGTTTCAGGTATACGGACATCCCAATATGACAGGCTATGATTACAGTTTTACTCCCAAAAGTGTTCCCGGCGCCAAAAATCCGCCCCAACTGAACAAGCTATGCCACGGCGTAAACCTCAGTAATATGAGCGATGAAGAAATTTGGAAGCGCGGCGTGGATCTGAGCTACGTAATTGACGCTTATAAGAACCTGAACATAGGCGACCACTTCTTCCGTCCGTTCTTCGAACTGCTGGTAGGAACAGACTATGTCCGCAAGATGATAATAGAAGGAAAGAGCGCCGAAGAAATCAAAAACCGCTGGAAAGGCGATGTGGAAAAGTTCAAGGAACAGCGTAAGCCCTATTTGCTTTATCAAGAATGA